Proteins from a single region of Nomia melanderi isolate GNS246 chromosome 11, iyNomMela1, whole genome shotgun sequence:
- the LOC116430572 gene encoding uncharacterized protein LOC116430572, producing MAPGVAFTIGLVLVVGQLHLRPGTFAKTFAFPEYPYKETTKNELLFRQFEQACEESGACKMLPPDRSDIAKTRCIRECVSPSCYKEIYLFDQLEEGEIDVRLNSFKGCFMQRNGRPRK from the exons ATGGCGCCGGGGGTGGCGTTCACGATCGGCTTGGTCCTCGTCGTCGGACAGCTACACCTGCGGCCGGGTACCTTCGCCAAGACCTTCGCATTCCCCGAGTACCCGTACAAGGAGACCACCAAGAAT GAACTTCTATTTAGACAGTTCGAGCAGGCTTGCGAGGAAAGCGGCGCCTGCAAGATGCTTCCGCCAGATAGAAGCGACATCGCGAAGACCAGATGCATTCGAGAATGTGTATCGCCGTCCTGCTACAAAGAGATCTACCTATTCGACCAG CTTGAAGAAGGCGAGATCGACGTCAGACTAAACTCGTTCAAGGGTTGCTTCATGCAGCGCAACGGCCGACCGCGGAAGTAA